Proteins encoded by one window of Cylindrospermum stagnale PCC 7417:
- a CDS encoding DEAD/DEAH box helicase, with product MSFSTLGLSNEIVRAVTERGYTEPTPIQMQAIPAVLSGRDLLAGAQTGTGKTAGFTLPLLHRLSSNKSVNGISSGFPPIRALILTPTRELAAQVEESVREYGKYLNLNSMVMFGGVNINSQKRRLKGRVDILVATPGRLLDHVQQGTVNLSRVEVLVLDEADRMLDMGFIHDIRRILSLLPKQRQNLLFFATFSDKIKALAAGLLNRPAMIEVARRNVTADTVAQKVYQVDRDRKRHLLTHLIQQHRWFQVLVFTRTKHGADRLVKQLGEDRIQALAIHGNKSQSARTYALAKFKNNSLQVLVATDIAARGLDISELPHVVNFDLPNVPEDYVHRIGRTGRAGAEGEAVSLVCVDEYPLLADIEKLIEQRLPREVVAGFKLNPDIKPDAMGYAPPKANANGRDGSERRLSSDGLRPAKGERKQKSASDQRTPRVSVKPAPKTGAKKSAGRKAAGGNKSGTRSSTSRRGDR from the coding sequence ATGTCTTTTTCCACACTCGGCTTGTCCAATGAAATTGTCCGTGCGGTCACCGAACGGGGGTACACTGAACCCACGCCAATTCAGATGCAGGCAATCCCTGCTGTATTGTCGGGTCGCGATTTGCTAGCTGGTGCCCAAACTGGCACTGGCAAGACTGCCGGCTTCACTCTGCCGCTGCTGCATCGCTTGTCATCCAACAAGAGCGTCAACGGCATCTCTAGTGGATTCCCACCAATCCGGGCGCTGATTCTCACCCCTACTCGCGAACTTGCGGCACAGGTGGAAGAAAGCGTGCGTGAGTACGGCAAGTACCTGAATCTGAACTCGATGGTGATGTTCGGCGGCGTTAATATTAATTCGCAAAAACGGCGGTTGAAGGGTCGCGTGGATATTCTGGTGGCTACCCCAGGGCGACTGCTAGACCATGTGCAACAGGGCACGGTGAACCTGTCGCGGGTTGAGGTTTTGGTGCTGGATGAAGCAGATCGGATGCTGGATATGGGCTTTATTCATGATATCCGCCGCATCCTCTCGCTTCTGCCCAAACAGCGACAGAATTTGCTATTTTTCGCTACTTTCTCTGACAAAATCAAGGCACTCGCCGCTGGGTTGCTCAACCGCCCGGCGATGATTGAGGTGGCACGCCGTAACGTGACTGCTGACACGGTGGCGCAGAAAGTGTACCAGGTAGACCGTGACAGAAAGCGTCATTTACTGACTCATCTGATTCAGCAACATAGATGGTTCCAAGTGTTGGTGTTCACCCGCACTAAGCATGGGGCTGACCGTCTGGTCAAGCAGTTGGGCGAAGACCGGATTCAAGCATTGGCCATCCACGGGAATAAGAGCCAGTCGGCGCGTACCTACGCTCTGGCAAAGTTCAAGAACAACAGTTTACAGGTGCTGGTGGCAACTGATATTGCAGCGCGGGGACTCGATATCAGCGAATTGCCCCATGTGGTCAATTTCGATTTGCCGAATGTACCGGAGGATTATGTTCATCGCATTGGTCGTACTGGCCGCGCTGGGGCGGAAGGTGAAGCTGTATCGCTGGTGTGCGTCGATGAATACCCGTTGCTGGCGGATATCGAAAAACTGATCGAGCAGCGATTGCCTAGAGAAGTGGTTGCTGGCTTCAAACTCAACCCCGATATTAAGCCCGATGCGATGGGCTACGCCCCGCCTAAGGCGAACGCAAATGGACGCGATGGCTCGGAGCGCCGGCTCTCCAGCGATGGCCTACGCCCCGCCAAAGGCGAACGCAAACAGAAATCTGCAAGTGACCAGCGGACGCCTCGTGTGAGTGTGAAGCCGGCACCAAAGACAGGGGCTAAAAAATCGGCAGGGAGAAAGGCCGCAGGTGGCAACAAGTCCGGTACTCGTTCGTCTACATCACGCCGTGGCGATCGCTAA
- a CDS encoding PhoD-like phosphatase — protein MNYQSGDEFLNNLPLILAGPMLQHTEPESVTVWVALKQPCQVKLKVYETTNDGTVLGNCLLAGRRSTVALGKSLHIVAVTARSTGKDHLSGDGETPAGSDGLRPAKGDGLRPAKGDGLRPAKGDRIYAYDLQFTDQTSQIQQTLSQALCSSRFTTVNISYFEHQKPTFVLPARRLEDLRIVHGSCRKPHGDGFDALPILDCLIENTANQPKQRPQQLFLTGDQIYGDDVADPLLWVCSNLGDALLGWEEQLPVAQTQASDVAYYTPKQLPPGHRAEIATNQAGFTAGLQNKRAKVNSHLLGLGEYYASYLLAWSPVCWPTTWAKGREMMNTRKASRRWDREVGEMRQFIHTLWKVRRALANIPMYTIFDDHDVSDDWNLNQAWCLRVLGRPLGRRTVQNALLAYAVFQAWGNTPGQFEAGKPGEKLLAAAEDWSNSQGMQTEACNAIANYVGMPANNPLTGLPEFVEDGPVLVLARHPEALTWHYTVRCYCHEVIVLDTRTWRGYPADQKPTAPPMLLCPQAFERQLSQPLQQSQIPATLVIAPTNLFGLQIIDQIHHWQLQRDQVFSTDVGDSWNVHSEALAQFINTLFEQRQQVVVLSGDIHYGSVVRMSHASTSPDSEAKSVLVQLTASALKNEETLTRLVHTRLKDWLLREKVRRWLGWSHPPNMVEVSRRQSRRRQPQVNPDWNCALEWIPRQSARTPDFGANVPWLMTPRQKAKNDKWRSLQCLMFWKYPWFQDGREAVGLNNLALVHFELADTQSADKVIQDMYWFSSWYPTQIVYSRFESQLSPNQRLV, from the coding sequence ATGAACTATCAATCTGGGGACGAATTTTTAAACAACCTGCCGCTGATTTTGGCGGGGCCAATGTTACAACATACGGAACCCGAATCAGTTACGGTCTGGGTGGCACTCAAACAGCCTTGCCAGGTAAAACTCAAGGTTTACGAGACAACAAATGACGGTACGGTGTTAGGAAATTGTTTGTTGGCGGGAAGACGCTCTACTGTTGCCTTGGGAAAATCGCTTCATATTGTGGCGGTAACGGCTCGGTCTACGGGTAAAGATCACTTGAGTGGCGATGGCGAAACGCCCGCTGGAAGCGATGGGCTACGCCCCGCCAAAGGCGATGGGCTACGCCCCGCCAAAGGCGATGGGCTACGCCCCGCCAAAGGCGATCGCATCTATGCCTACGACCTCCAGTTCACTGACCAGACCTCCCAAATTCAGCAAACGTTGTCCCAAGCCTTGTGTTCAAGCCGTTTCACCACTGTCAACATCAGCTATTTTGAACATCAAAAACCAACATTTGTCCTGCCGGCGCGCCGTCTCGAAGATTTGCGAATTGTGCATGGTTCCTGTCGCAAACCCCACGGTGATGGGTTCGATGCGCTGCCCATCCTCGACTGCTTAATCGAGAATACTGCAAACCAGCCAAAACAACGTCCCCAACAACTTTTTCTCACTGGTGACCAGATTTATGGAGATGATGTTGCCGACCCGTTATTGTGGGTGTGCAGTAACTTAGGTGATGCGCTGCTGGGCTGGGAAGAACAGTTACCGGTGGCTCAGACTCAAGCTTCAGATGTCGCTTATTACACGCCAAAGCAGCTGCCTCCCGGACATCGGGCTGAGATTGCAACTAACCAAGCTGGCTTCACGGCAGGATTACAAAATAAACGCGCTAAGGTTAACAGTCATCTTTTGGGACTTGGCGAGTATTATGCATCTTACCTTTTAGCTTGGTCGCCAGTCTGTTGGCCAACCACTTGGGCTAAGGGACGGGAAATGATGAATACTCGCAAAGCAAGTCGGCGGTGGGATCGAGAAGTTGGGGAGATGCGGCAATTTATTCACACCCTCTGGAAAGTGCGGCGCGCCCTCGCCAATATTCCTATGTACACCATCTTTGATGACCATGATGTCAGTGATGATTGGAACCTCAACCAGGCTTGGTGTCTACGAGTACTGGGGCGACCTTTGGGGCGACGAACTGTACAAAATGCGCTGTTAGCTTATGCAGTTTTTCAGGCGTGGGGCAATACGCCGGGGCAATTTGAAGCTGGTAAACCTGGTGAAAAATTATTGGCGGCTGCTGAGGACTGGTCTAATTCTCAAGGAATGCAGACCGAGGCTTGTAATGCGATCGCTAACTATGTAGGAATGCCAGCCAACAACCCACTCACTGGACTACCTGAGTTTGTTGAAGACGGACCCGTTTTGGTGCTAGCTCGACACCCTGAGGCACTCACTTGGCATTATACGGTACGCTGCTATTGCCATGAAGTGATTGTTTTAGATACGCGCACATGGCGGGGCTACCCTGCTGATCAAAAACCAACTGCGCCACCAATGCTACTATGCCCGCAAGCTTTCGAGCGCCAACTCTCCCAGCCTCTACAACAATCTCAGATTCCAGCGACATTGGTGATTGCACCGACAAATCTATTTGGCTTGCAAATAATTGATCAGATTCACCACTGGCAGTTGCAGCGCGATCAAGTGTTTTCTACGGATGTGGGAGATTCTTGGAACGTTCATTCTGAAGCATTGGCGCAATTTATCAATACTTTGTTTGAGCAACGCCAACAAGTCGTTGTCCTCTCAGGCGATATTCACTACGGTTCTGTTGTCCGCATGTCTCATGCTAGTACGTCTCCAGATTCTGAAGCCAAATCTGTCTTAGTGCAGTTAACTGCTAGTGCATTAAAAAATGAAGAGACTTTGACTCGACTCGTCCATACAAGACTGAAAGACTGGCTTTTAAGAGAAAAAGTGCGCCGTTGGCTCGGCTGGTCTCATCCACCTAATATGGTAGAGGTTTCAAGGAGACAATCCCGCCGCCGTCAGCCGCAAGTTAACCCCGACTGGAATTGTGCGCTGGAGTGGATTCCTCGACAAAGCGCTCGTACTCCTGATTTTGGCGCCAATGTACCGTGGCTAATGACTCCCCGACAAAAAGCAAAAAACGACAAATGGCGATCGCTACAGTGTCTAATGTTCTGGAAATATCCCTGGTTCCAAGACGGACGAGAAGCGGTCGGATTAAATAATTTAGCTTTAGTTCACTTTGAGTTGGCAGATACTCAGAGCGCTGACAAAGTTATTCAAGATATGTACTGGTTTTCTTCTTGGTATCCTACTCAAATTGTTTATAGCCGCTTTGAGAGCCAACTTTCACCTAACCAGCGTCTAGTTTGA